The DNA segment TCCTTCCGGACGGTCCGCCGCAGACCCGTCATCGGCAGTTCGCTTCCCGACTCCGTCCCAAGAGCTGATCGCCGCGCTAGCTTGATTACAGGTTAGAGCCGGCTACACCGGCTAGCCGCGcgataaaatgaataaaaaaaaagcaaaacagcgACGCGATAAGAACCCTCTCGGCGAGTGGACGCACCGAGTCTCACAGGCGGCGCGAGAAGACAAAGGAGGCCAGCGTCCTGCAGCCTCGGTGTGCGAACGAGGCGACGAGCACGCCTCTCTGGACGTCGCCGAAATGCAGTCCGGCGCGGAAAATAAGAACACGCTCTACGCACGGCCCCCGATGCTACCCACGTGCACCGCCCGAGTGCCGGAAGACGGCCGATGCAAAGTTAACACTCGACAATCAGGCGATCATCGCGGCACTGCCGAAAATGCGGCAGCCAAACAGCAGCGCGTTCTCACGTTACGAAACCAGTCTACCAAAACATCGCTCGCTATAGTGCTCTTTtccagcgcatttttttttaacttagtTACGCTGAAGCATGCATGCACTAAACCGCTGAGCGCCCAGGCGGTGTCATTCGCAGATTGCCACATAAAGCTTTCAAAACAAGACGAAATCTAATTATAACAAGGCCGACAGACGACCTGCACCCAAACAAAACAAATCTATAGATTAATTGTGCGATAAGGGCATGTAATTGATCCGTTTGTTTTAAAACGTCAGTTTATGCAACTATCATACACTTACAAGTAATCCAAATGCGAATTACGCAACACGAGTCAGCTCCGCACAGACATAACAAAGTGAACTTCAGCTCCCATACTCAAGGTGTTAAGAAGACTCATCACCACCCAAACATAGATATAAAAGAGAATTACGACAAAAAGAAATCTCGCCGAATCGTCCAAACAGATTTTTCATCAGCCACCTTACGCTTACGAGAAGATACTCTGCATCATTCCAATACATTTGTAAGACCTAGGAAGTGCGCTCGGCAAATGACGAGCCGATAACGCTACCCAACTGATAGCCTGCTTTCGGCATAGATACGAACGTTTCCGCCAGCGAGAGTTGATAAATACGGTACATACTTAAGAAATGATGCGTTAGAGACATAAAACTTTCGGGTtttattccgttttttttttttcatttcaaaccGACATACCCGGATGTAGACGTTCACTTTAAGCACCATACTACACAGCTGTTTAGCAGAGCACCGACTGGCCAGAAGTGTCACCATCGTGCAGGCAACATTTGTCAGAAAGGAAAGCAGGCGAAGGCTGGGCGGGGCACCGCAGGAAATATGGAAGCTGATAAACGACCGCTGATAAATTATATACTCATTCAGCACGGCGCAAACACCGACCCAGGGTGACCTGCGCGCATCGTAACTAGATGCAATCATACAAGGTCCTGCAATAGCGATCTCGGTCCGCTCTGACGTGCGTAAGCTACatggctaaaaataaataaaagcgcgACTAGTGTGTGTATTAGTGCTACATTTACTAGAATTCCCTCGAACATGACGCCTCTGCACACCTACTGCACGTTGATATTTAAGTGTTCTACACCTACGGTTTCAAGAGCCAGGCGGTCATACTTCCGCAGCGGCGCGCACAATTTAAACTTACCAATATGCAACGCGGCTGAATCGTAATATTGATCATGTTGACAGCATTAAGATCGAAGCTCCATCGAAATAAACGGCAGGTGCCCTAACGCGGCACACAGGCCGCCAGTCAGCAATCGCGAAGCAGCTATCGGCATGGGTTGCTCTTCAAGACAGCTGTACGGCATGCAAAACCCACAATATTAGATGTCGAGATCACTGCATCCTCTAATGGCTCCAGCTAAGCTGAAACGGGGGCGCATACACACATACTGAAAACACCTTATTTGCAGATGACATCACGGCGACCGCAACAAAATTTAAATTAGGCACTCTCTCGTTACCTGCCCCAGTTCGTTCATGCCGATGAGCATATGCAAAGGGCTACGAAAGGTATTACGGAAGTCAGAGGGAACATGCAGCGGGCGAGTGAACATGCCTTCCTGAGCATCATAAGCATCAGGACAACATGTGCATTCACCTGCTGCAAATAACGTCACGGACTGCTGGAGAGTGCACTAACAATGCTACTAGCTTGCTTAGTAATGACGCTATCCTTTTCCACTGCTCAAAGTTTGTCAATGTGAAACCTTTCACAAACTGCAATGGAAGGACAAAATAGTCGCCGCTGCACCCTCAGTTTAGTTATAACGATATTTCACAGTACCACAGCCATCGTACCATAGCGTTTCGCATTTCTCCGCTTTCCGGGTGCAGGTAACTTATAGAAACATCTGCCGTCTCGACATATGAATAGGAACACCCAGTGTCTCATGAATAAGGTATGGCAATCTCAGCCTGTACGCGGGACAATCTGATGTTACGGATTTCGGTCGCAAACGTCTTAGCAACGAATCCAAACTGGCAAATGGGCCAAACGATCGTTGATCAACAGATGCCACTTACGGCTAAGAATTAATGCCTGCCGACAATATGAAACAGAAAAGCTAAGCATCAGGTAGTACATTTTCGCCTGTATAAAAATGGACgaatatacatttttttttctatcgtttTACGGGCAGGCgcccgcacttaaaaaaaaaaaaacaacgaaaaacgaATAGATCCTGAATTCCCCCATGTACCATGAATTTCATCCGTTACTAACCGTCTGATGTACTCGACAGTAAATTTACAAAGTTCCCGAAAAAATCTGTTCAAAACTGCGCTGCTCAGCGATGCGACGGGGCCGACGTCAGTGACACGACACAGTAAAAACCGTGTAGGACATTCGGTGCTGTCGTTGGTAAGCTATATTACATGACAGCCACTTATAATACATAACCTTCACAGCAATATCGGGCGACTAGCGTGTGTAAGCTGCAAAAAATACTATGAAACTTAACGGGTTGTGACATCCAGGATATAGCCAGTTACGGCGTTTAGTCGTTTACACATGCTGCCAAAGTATACCTGCAAGTAAGCTGTGCAGGCTCGATGTACCGTTACGACAGAACGCTGGCAACGGAATCAATACCATGTATGCACTGAACCATGGTCACCGATCGCATTCAGCGCACCGAATCAATGAATGGCACCGCATATTCAACTTTTTTCCAGCTATGGCACAGCCGCGACAAAACTCGCGCCATCTCTGCCCCCTCCACAACCATAGAGAAGTTCAAAAGGTACTCACGAAGTTTCCATGCTCGCTTTGTTGCCTTGGCCATGGTCGTTAGTCCCGGAAACCAAAAGGTAATCCTACACAAAAATTTGGCCTCTTACACATGAACAGTTGACCACGCATGATACGCTAGGATGTCTTGAAACGTCACGCCATTTAGCTTTTAGGGTGTAAACCACGTTAGAGACATTGCGATGAAGGCGTCGAAGAGTGCGCTGGACTTCGGAATATTATGCGATGCCGTATAACCCTCAGCCAGCACGCGACGTTAATCCCACACCAGTTGTGGAACGCCACATACAGACCAAGAGCGCTTGGCTTCGCTTTGACTGAAGACAGCTGCTCCCTCTGTACGACAATTTTAAAATCCGGCAACGTGATTGGTCTAAACAAAAAAGGCTCGGAAGGCTAGCGATGTAGCGCGCGGACGCAAAGCCGTTGGTAATGGAAGCGGACTGCGAAAAATGGCAACCACCGCTAGAGGGCAGGTTACACGCcaaagacatggctaggtggcttgagccaccgcccgatgtaaagggttcagccgtatccatccatccatccatccatccacaaaGCCTAATTTttcgcaaataaaataaaaacaacggACTAAAAATGTTGTCTTTGTATATTATTTGCTTTTAAAGAACTTGAGTTAGAACAAATGTTTAGAACCTTAATAACAAAACATACACTTTGCTATGACAGCGCCATTTTGATGTGGTGGAATTCATTGCCTGCGCCCACATAGTGCAGCTACGTGCAGCTGATTACTTCGTGTTACCTACTGAGATAGTACGCGCGCAGGGCGACAGGTGTTGGACTTGCAATATTCGGCTGCTCATCTGAAAACTTGCGCAAGTAACAGTTGTAACGCGCAAATCGTGCATTTAGGGCAGCTGTTAGGTCGGTAAGAATGGTTAAGTGGCGCACCTTGGGCTGGAAGCTTTACCACAGGCTACCAACCCGCGTATGTAGACGCAGTCTTCATTATGAGCAGGGCCAGACAACGAAGGAGTATACGAGGGAATACTTTTATTTTATAGACCACCAAGGAATGGTACGCTGTGTTCATCTCACTTAAAACAGTATGCTTACGAAGATGTTCTGACAGTTTGTCTTCTGACGTGCAGCTTTTTCTAGACGATTCCAGAATGAAGAATTTCACGTCATGCTTCAAAGGTATTGTGATTAATTAAATGCAGTGGACATGGTCGCACGCAGCATATTCAAATCAGTTATTGGAGTGCAGTGCTCGCACTTAGCTGCGATGTCGCGATGTTGAGACAAATTCGACAATACGTATCTCCCTCTCGAGGTGGTTGTTTCGTACGTACATTCAGcatatactgtttttttttttttacatttcaggTGCTGCGTTTTTCGAGTTTGCTTTCATGCAAATTCGGAGGGTGCTTTTCAGAGAATTTTTCGGTTCACAAAATTAGGCGTTTTGAGGACTTTTTTTTCGGCGCCAAGTTTCAAAATCTTCCGATGCACAAATTTGCAGTGCCGCTACAAAGGTTTACTAAACTATCGCTGAAAGGACTGCGTGACAAAACTTTTTGTAATCTAAACAAAAGTTCATTCCCATTGTTGCGTCCATAACTGCACACGCGGCATTCTTTTCAAAGCATGGAACGTCGATAACGACTCGCATTTGCAGTGGGTATAAGAAAATCTGGCAGATTCACTCCGAACGTGAAAGGGCAGATTAGTCGTCAGTCATGCATGCGCCGCAATGATATTGGCTCCTCTACTGTCTCGCATTGCAGCTTGATATTTAAAGATGCAAGATTATACGGGGGAAAATAGTGGCTCTCTAGTCGCAATGTTCACAGCAATTTTGCCTTTGCATTTAGCATGTGGCTTGCACCCGGCAGCACAACTTTCCACTTCACTTGGCCCTACTTCCGTGACAGCTGCTGATTTTCACCAACTCTTATGAACTTGGTCACTCTTGCCTTCTGATTGCTAAAACCTGCAAATGTGTAGATCACTACTAGGAAGAGGTCCAGTAATGGATTATTCTTGGAAAGACAGATGGTAGGACTTCTTGGTGGAATGGCAGCAGTCAATTTCTATAAAGGCAACTAACTTTGAGCCAGGGTTGGATACTTCGTCACATTACAGTTCTACCCTGTCCTTTGCCCTTCGTGGTGGAGCTTGTCCCTCGATGTCGCACATCAAGATGTTTATGATGAAATGCACCCAAAAAAGTCAAAGGAGAACTGCTGCTATTCCCAAGCTAGACTCCCTACAGTATcactgtttttcagataaatcttAAGAAATATTTTACCAACAAATATTTTTTCAAAGTTATTTGAATTTATCCAAAAATACAGAACCCTGCCAATGTCACATTCATGCATATGTTCCACAGCCAACACAAGATGCGTTTAAGCTAATAACCTATAAACCTCAGTTGTCCAGGGTGTTGCATTACAGTGGAGTTCAACTGGCAGGGTGCTCAAGTTAAATGCTGTAATGCCTTTTCAGCTTTGAAGTTGTGTGCATCTGGAAAAAAGTGGCACTTCAAAATGCTGCACAGTAGTGCACCTTTAACTTGCCATGGCAGTCCTAATGGATGTGTTCTTTGTTTCGGCAGTTCCAAAGTTTTAATTGCTTGGTGGTTGTCATGAAATTGTGCAGTATTGAATAAACATCATGTTGCACTGAATCTATCTTTGTAAATCTAtttcttgcagaaaaaaaattcctggaGTTCTTCTTTCGCCGGCTGCGGCGCAACGAGACTGGGAAATATGAAGACGAATTTCCATTTGCCTCTCCATGTGGCCGGGAGATGAATTTTGTGCGCTGCGATGACCTGCCCTTTGTCTTCACACACATAGTGCAGTTGCCCGAGGAAGACGTTAAGCAGAAAAACTCCAAGGGCTTCCTCCTGCACAACCATGCAGGCAACCTACTGAAGGTGGAGTTCACACCTGAGCACTTATGCATGCCTGCTGGCACAGGCAGGGTCTATCACCCTGCACCTGAGAGGGTAGGCGGAGTTGGACTGGTTCGTTCGCTGTTGGCTATTGAGCTTAGCAAACACTTCACTTTTCCTAGTGACAGCGACAAGTGTCCACCTACTCACTTTGACTGGGAGGGTACTCGCTACAAGCTGACAAACAGTCTGCTACCCATTATCAGTGAAGTGTCATGTTGGAGTGGTACAAACGAGTTATAAAAATCTCGACCCAAAACACAACTGCACATTCAGGTCACGTGTAAAAGTTTACTGGGAAGTACTGCTTGTCAGAATGTTTGGAAAACTTGCACTGGTGTTCACACGTGCGCTGGTGCATATTTCATCACAATTATTATGAGCAATAAAAGCCAATTGTTGTCAAAtgtggtttggttttatggggttttacgtcccaaagcgactcgggctatgaggggtgcCGGATGTCAAGGgccctggaaatttcgaccacctggggttctttaacgtgcaccgacatcacggGCCTCTTAGAATTTTTcacccatcgaaattcgactgtgGCGGCCGGTATTGAACCTGTGTCATTTGGGTCAGCATCAGAGTGCTGCCAATGGCAGTGCACATAATGTGCAAACTGATGCCTAAGGAAGCAAAAGTACCAGCAAAGTTTCCACACCACTGAACAAAATGCAGACACAATCACTGTTTCaaataaaaaattcagagggGCACTTTGAATGACCTAAAAAGTGcagtaaggcgaaagcctttagtgcagtgttgctgcttgtgtcactgatgtgtggttaagatgtgaagtccacaattgtttgtgaatcttgaatgctggagacactggagggcgttcgGGAGGCAtacgtctgattcgacgcctttccgcaaacacacTCCAGCGTcttagacaaggagaactacatatgctttggcaggaagtagcgtagtcgttagcacgcttggctgcggaatggaaggatggtggttcgaatcccatcatgcacaaagatttttttttcttatcatcgagttgctgaagagcgtaacgggCGGACGGACAGGgtcgtggccgcgagtatgagccattaaaggctttcgccttagaagTATCTACTCCATTCGAGGCAAAAGCAGCACAACTAACAAGGACAGTGTAAAAAGCTAACTAGCCCAGACTACTGCCATAACTCATCCAAGAACATGTTCTGGATGATGTGTGATCAAATATTCAATGCATAAAACCTGCCTCTGAACCTGATGTCCTTGGTTACATAGCTCGTGTGTCATTTGGtaattgtccttttttttttttgtcatattcaCAACCCATACATTGTGAAACAGCAGTAACAAACACATTTAAAGCACCTGCATAAATAGAAAGCTGAAACTAAAATAAAGCTTTTAAAATTGGCTATGTGCATGGCT comes from the Amblyomma americanum isolate KBUSLIRL-KWMA chromosome 1, ASM5285725v1, whole genome shotgun sequence genome and includes:
- the LOC144113354 gene encoding UPF0598 protein CG30010, producing MVKWRTLGWKLYHRLPTRVCRRSLHYEQGQTTKEYTREYFYFIDHQGMLFLDDSRMKNFTSCFKEKKFLEFFFRRLRRNETGKYEDEFPFASPCGREMNFVRCDDLPFVFTHIVQLPEEDVKQKNSKGFLLHNHAGNLLKVEFTPEHLCMPAGTGRVYHPAPERVGGVGLVRSLLAIELSKHFTFPSDSDKCPPTHFDWEGTRYKLTNSLLPIISEVSCWSGTNEL